The Candidatus Woesearchaeota archaeon genomic sequence GTGATTTCTATCTCAGGTTTGATGTGTGGGAGGCCAATCCTGCAACAACTTTCTGCAGATATAATGTCACAAACGGCACCACAACTGCCACTTCCGGCACTCTGGCTGACTCAGATGCAACCCAGACTGGCACCCAATACACATTTGCTGTGCTGTTGTCACAATTGCCGAATTATGGGTATAATGTCACAATCAATTGTTCAGATGCAAACAACAGGAGCACGAGGCTTTACCACAACTTCACACTCACAGACACCACAACAACAAATATGACTTCCATTTCAGGAGGCTCGCCAACATCTACAGCCACTACAATAACTTGGACAACAGGGGATTATGCCAATTCGACTGTCAATTATGGCACAACAACATCGCTTGGCACCTACGCGGGCTCGGAAACATTTGAGCTGTCACACAGCGTTTCACTATCCGGACTGACCGCGAGCACCCTTTATTATTTCAGGGCAATCAGCTGTGACATCAATGCAAACTGCAATACCTCAGACCTCTACAACTTCACAACTACAGCAGCAGCATCCAGCTCAACATCATCTTCCAGCTCGAGTGGCGGCGGAGGCGGCGGCACCACAACAGAAACACCCTCGGTTTCGAAGCAATGGGACACAATCCCTCAGGGCTCAATTACAACCTATACCATCTCCAACTCATTGATCCCCGTCACAAAGCTGACATTTACAGTATTGCAGAAACTTTCAAATGCACAGCTGACGGTGAAAGCACTCGATACCAAGCCCAGCGCAACTTCAACATTGCAGTCATCAATGTATTCCAAGGTCTACAAATACCTTGAATTTGTCAAGGCTAACATTGCAGACGCATCTGTCACCAATATCCAGGTGGAGTTTACAGTGCCTGTTTCCTGGCTGAATTCAAACAGCATTGACTCCGGCCAGATTGTCCTGCTCCGATGGAACAACAATGCCTGGCAGGAGCTGGTGACCAGGAAGATAAAGTCTGATTCAACCATAGTGACTTATACTGCGTCAACTCCTGGCTTCAGCTATTTCGCAATCGCTGCCAAAGCCCAGGCGGCAGCGCCTGCTGAACAGGCGCCTGGTGAGGAGCCGACAACTGATGAATCCGCAACAGGCGGAGAGATAGCCGGAGAGGCAACCGCTGCTGGCGCAACATCTGGGCAGCCAGCTACTACCACAACAACCACAGCCACCGGCACTACAGGATCAGAGCCAGCGCAAGGAAAATCAACCTTCCTCCTCTGGTCAGTTATCATCCTGGCATTAATCGGATTTGCAGTGGCAGGCTACTACTTTGTTTACATGAAGCAGCATGACATGATTGACGAGCCAGGCCAGGAAGAGGATGAAAGCCAGCGGGGCCTGAGATAGTAATCACTCCTTTTTAATGCAAAAAATTTATAAACATTTTTCATTCTTTTTTCCATATGGCATTCTCGAACTGCGCAAATTGGCCGAAACTCACATTTTTCTTTTTTTCGCTGTCATTTTTCTTATTGGCAATTGGGATGCAGCCAACTTCTGCACTATATGAAACCAGGCTGCAATGCCCTGGCAGCGTCTGCATTGAGAATGGGGAGGTTGACATTTCCCTTCTCCTTTATCATACCAATCTCAGTGTCTGGTACACAAAGGTCGACTATGTTGATATCATCTACAACACCACAATTGCCTCTGCCAAGGACCTGAACCTGATAGTGACACCAATCAGCAATGCAAGCCTGAGCCTGCAGGGTAAGCTCCCGCCGGCACCTTCCGGGTTTGCACTCCAAATAGTCCCGTGCTTCACATTTTATCTCCTGGACGCAGAGGAAAAGGCAATTGGCAATGAAACCTGGACTTGCGGCAAGTACCCATACAGCTTGCAGATTTTCAAGGAATCACTGGTGGAATGCTTTAACACCTCTGGCTGCCGTGAGAACGAAATTTGCACAAAAGGAAAATGCGAAATGCTCAGCTGCGGCCTTTGTGAATATGTTGACAACCATGGATGCCTGCCCTATGGATGCTGCGACTCCAGGGAATGTGAGCTGGATTCCATCTGCGCCGACCATGAATGCCAGAAGCTGGAATGCGCCTCTTCGCAGAGGATATTCAACAGGACATGCATTGACCTGAACTGCCAATATGACGAAGTTGCAATGAATCATGAATGCATGCCGCTTGAATGTGCAGAGGACGAGAATCCAACTGAGCATGCATGCGTAAAAATAACATGCGGGCCCAATGAATATGCGGAAAATGGGCAGTGTTACCAGGTGCAGTGCGCCCCGAATCAGGAGATGACTTCCGATGGTTGTGCCCTGCTTGAATGCGGGCCGCTTGCCAAAATGACAGACACTGGCTGCAGAACAGATTATGCAACAATATTCCGGTGGTTTGCCGGCTTCGCGGTAATCCTTGGGCTTGCAGCATTTCTGTATTACAAGTACACCCATCAGGCAGTTCAGGCGCCTCCGCCCGGCCGTTTCTGAAATCCTCTTCCCGACTTTTGAATCGGCTTTGAGCTACCACTCTATAGTATAAGTCATTTTATTTATATAGAAAGATCAGTTAATCGCATCATGGCAGAGCTACGAAGGTCCTTGGGCTACTTTGCAATAATAAGCCTTGCCGTGGCCTCAATCATGGGCACAGGCCTGTTTTATGGCGCTGGCATTGCCCCCCAATACGCAGGCAATGCCTCGATACTTTCATGGGTTGTTCTTTCGCTTTTTGGCCTTTACATCGCTGCATGTTTTGGGGAACTAACAAGCATGTTCCCTGAGGCAGGAGGGGTTTATGAATTTTGCAAGCGCGCATATGGCCGGTTTTTCTCCTTCATCATAGGCTGGGTCGCATGGCTTGTTGGCAACATCACAACCTCCCTTATCGTTGTGGCTGCCGTAAACCTCATCATGCCGTCACACCCGGGAACAATTATTTGGAAATTTTTTATTGCAGTTGGCATCATAATCCTCCTCAACTACATTGCATTCCTTGGCTCAGAGGCAAGTGCAGCAACGCTTGTCATGCTGGCGACAGTCTCCTTTGTTGTCATCCTCGCATTTTTAATTCCAGGCTTTGGCCACATTGACCCGGCAAATTTCCAGCCATTCTTTGAGTTTGGCACAGGGGCCATTTTTGTTGCGGTATTTTTCATAGCAGAAAGTTTTTTTGGCTGGGAATCGGCAACATTCTTGTCAGAAGAAACAAACAATCCGGAAAAAGTCATACCCAAGTCCCTCATAATAGGGACTCTCATCACAGCAGTGGCCGTTATCCTGGTAAACATCGTCAGCCTTGGAGCTGTTCCCTGGCGCGAATTGGCTGGTGCGGATGTGCCCTTCCTGTATGTCGCTGGCCAAATATTCAATCCACTCACCGCAAAGCTATTGGCCATTGGCGTCTTTGTCACAATGATTAACTCAGCATTTGGCGGCGCAGTTACAATGCCCCGCCTGATTCTTGCACTGGCAAGGGACCGGCTTTTCCTTTCCCAGTTTTCGAAAATCCACAAGACCAGGGCAACGCCGTATAAGGCCATAATATTCCAGACCATTGTTTCCCTCCTTATACTCTACATGGGGTTTGGCAGTTATTTTCTCCTGCTCAGCCTGCTTTTGCCATTGGGATTTATCATGTATGCGTTTGTGCTTTTGGCTGTGCCTATCCTGAGGAAAAAAATGCCGGGCATGAAACGGCCATTTAACGCGCCTTTTCCTATAATTGGGCCAATTATCAGCGTCATGTTCATCTTGTACCTGGTTGTCAAGTGGATTGCATATGAGCCGAATGCTTGGTCTGTCCTCTCGCTCGGGGTTTCCCTTGTCTTCTTTGGCTTTCCGCTTTATTTCCTCATATCGCTGTACTATGACCCTGAGATGATTACTGAAGCCAATGACATTGTTGCATATTTTACTCTCTTTACTGAGAGGATATCCCTGCCCGGCAAGGTAAAGAAGGAAATATTGGCAATCCTGGGCAGCCTTAAGGGAAAAACCGTGCTGGAATACGGCTGTAGCGTCGGCACCCTGACTTTGGACCTGGCCAGGGCAGTTGGCCCGGATGGCCGGCTGTATGCTGTAGACCTTTCAAGGAATGACTTGAAAATCACCCAGAAAAGGATTGAAAAGCTTGTTTGGAGCTCGAAGGAGAGGATACACGGCAGGGTCACGATAATCCATGATGACCAGCAGGTCTATCGCCTGCATTCAGGGGTTTCCTATTCAGATGTGATTGTTTCAGTGGGCATGCTCGGTTACATCCAGGACATAGAGAAAATGCTGCGCGAGTTTTATTCAATCCTCCCGCCAGATGGGAAAATCTGCTTTGTCGAATATGGCGATTTTTTTAAGCTGATCCCGAATGTGGAATGGCTGTCCAAGAATGAGGTTGTCTCAGAGGTTTTCCGGCGCGCAGGATTCTCTGTCCAGGTTGAAAGGAAGAAAGGCCTTTTCTGGAATTATATCTATGTCTATGGCATAAAGTCCCATGAAGCCATAACTTTAGTCTGATTGTTACTGGTATGCAGGGTTCCAGGCCGTGCCTGGCCGTGGCAATCCTGCCTTGCCTTGAGGCTATCCAGCCTGCATTTCAATAATATTTATAAACTTGTTTCATTTAGGATAAATTGATCAGCAAAATGTACAAGGAAATATTATACGCAGTCTATATCATGTTGTGTGTTTACCTAATCTTCAGGCTATTTTCAAAGCTAGGCAAGCCCAAGTCATCTGTCAGGGATGAGATAAACGAAATTCTGAATTCTGATAAGTACAAAGTCAAGGGAAAATTCGAGGGTTAAACCTGTTTTCCATGGATGGGCTTTCTGCCTTTTTATTCTTATTCCGCAGTCCTCAATAAAATATTTAAAGTGTTAGTCCACTTATAAGCAAATGGAGCTATTGCTGATTTTGCTGATTGTGCTGCTGCTGGCGCACGGCTTTGCTGAAATTTGCAGGCTGCTCAGGCTTCCAAGGGTCGTTGGCCAGATCATGGTTGGCATAATACTTGGCACGCCTTTTGTCAGCAGCTGGGTCTTGACAAATGAAAACATGGAGATTATCACCTCTCTTGCTGACATCGGGATTATCCTGCTGTTTTTCTTCGTCGGCCTGGAAATAAACCTGCTTGAATTCGAGAAAAATGCCAGGGAGTCGCTCAAAATCTCCCTGCTTAACACTTCTATACCATTTATTCTGGGAATTGCCCTCAGCCTCTCATTTGGGCTGCCAAAGGTCACTGCGCTCCTTATTGGCGTCGCGCTTTCTGTAAGCGCGCAATCCATCTCAATTGATTTCCTTGAGGAGATGAAAATGCTTAAGAGCAGGGTGGGGCAGCTGATAATAACCGCCGGGACTGTTGACGATCTCATTGAGCTTATCCTGGTAAGCGTTGTTTTGGCCATGCTGCACACTGCCATTGGCGGGACAAGCATAATCCTGCTTTTGGGCAGCATCCTCCTGTTCATTGTCCTTGTCCTGATTGCCAGGGCTTTTCTCATACCTAAGGCGCTTAAGTACTTTGAACAGTCAAAAAATGAAACATCCTTGTTCACGGGAGGGCTTATCATCACTCTGATCATGGCTGTGTTTTCAGAGAAATTGGGCCTCGGCTCATTGATTGGCGCTCTTATAGGGGGTGTCCTGGTCAGGCAAATACTGGTAGCCAGGGGCACAAAGCAGGGCATTGTCCAGACAGAGAGGATGACATCAATCATGCGCACCATCTCTTTCGGGTTCCTTGTCCCGATTTTCTTTGTCTGGGTGGGGCTTAACACAAACCTGTCGGGCATTATTGACAACCTGTGGTTCACGCTTGCCATCACAGTCATAGCATTTGTCGGGACAATCGGCGGGACTGTGCTTGGAGTCTTATGGAGCAAAGGAAGCAGGCATGAGGGCTATATAGTCGGCTGGGGCGTTAATCCCAAGGGTGATGTGGAGCTTGTGATTGCATCCCTTGCCCTGCAAAAAGGCATCATATCCTCCTCTATCTTCTCATCCATAATTTTCATGGCATTTGTCACAACATTGGTAAGCCCAATTGTATTCAGGTGGCTTGTAAAGAATTACAGCACCAGGGAATCAGCATCCACAGTTTCCCAGGTAAAGGCCCTGCATGCAAAAAAGTCGTAGAGTGTAGTAATGCTCTTGGACCCTGAAATTCGGAATACCTCGGGCGGGACCAAAGAATAACGAAATAAGATCAATCTTTAAATCTTTAAGAAAAATTACCTGCTTGAGTCTGCCTGCCTTTCAAGCTCCTGTTTTTTCGCTATTGCTGCAGACATCATGCTCAGGTTTTTGGCGGCAATGATTTCATCTGCAAGGGTCGTGATTATTTTTTTCTTGGAGTTGAATGCCTTTGAATATGCTCCCTGTGTCATGTACCTAAGCGCAACATCAATCCTTCTTTGCGGCGACGCTTCGACAGCTTTTGGATATCTTGCTCCACCATATTCAATGCTAATTATCTCCTCTCTTGGAGCAGCATTCTCAATTGCCTTAACCAGCACCCTGATTGGGTTCTCCTTGGTTTTTTTCTCAATGAGCGTAAATGCCCCTTCCACAATTTTGGATGCGGTGTGGGCCTTGCCGGTAAAGCTCCCTGAGCTCCTGTAATGCTTCTTGCTCTTATGGCCGGAATTCATGAGCTTGTTGACAAGCCTTTCAACAATGAACACCTTTGACTTGTGGAACTTGTTGCCTGCATATCTTGCGCCGGTTTTTGGCGCGAGCTTTGGCTCAAGAGTTATATACGGCCTTAAGCCTATGTCAACAACTTCAATTCCCTGTGTATCCCATTTTCCAAAAGCTTTCAATGCTGAGCTTTCCATGTTAAACATCCATTTGAAGTGTAAGGCCTGCCGTTTTATTGCCTTATTTTATGAAATTATTTTCTAGCTTTCTCAATTATTCCCTTTAGCAATGCATCCAGGCTTTGGTCATTCACTTTGATAACCTGCCACCTGACGCCACCAATATCCCCTTTAGCCTTGCCCATCTTTCCGCCAATGCACTCCACCAAAACTTCATCATGTTCGTCGACCAGCTTGGTGGCTCCGTCACCGGGCAGGAATGCTGTTATCTGCCTTCCATTCTTGAGAAGCTGTATCCTGGCGCACTTTCTCATGGCTGAGTTAGGCTGCTTTGCTTCCAATTGGACTTTTTCGAGGACAATCCCCTTGGCCTGGCTTGCGCCCTCCAATGGATCAGCCTTTTTCTTGAGGTCCAAGACTCTCTTGACAAACCACTTGTCATGCCATCTGCCGACATTGCGCCTTTTCTTGAGGCTTTTTGCAGTGTTTAATCCGTTTGCTTTGTTTGCCATGTTTTCACATTGCCTTTCTCATATATTGTCCATGATACCGGTCAAACTTGGTAATTGCACCCATTTTTAAACCTTTCCACAGTTATAGTCGGCATTGCATGCTCAGGGGAAGGGAGGAGCCGGACCATGATATCATGGGCGCATTTGCCCTAAATGACCCTTATTTCCTTAATCTCAAAATATCTTTTGACAACAGCTTCTGTTGCCCTCAAATTGCTGGCATTCCTGCCGATAAGCATGCTTTTGGTATGGACATCAGGCCCTTTTATTATAATCTGATTTTGCTCATTGATGCTTATTTCCTGGGCTTGCAATGGATATATGAGGCTTTTGATAAAATCAACAAGCACAGGCTTGAATTCCACTATCCTAACCTTTTTTTTAAGCATTCTCTCGAGCCTCTTGACATTCGACCCGTGTTTGCCAATTGCCCTTGCTATCTCATTTTCCTGCACAATAAACGTCAGCACACTATCGCCGATAATGCAATCCTTCAGCTTGGCACCTGTTGTTTGCTCGAATATCGAGATAAAGCCCATGGCTTTTATGTCATATTTAATCCTGTCCAATTTAAACCCTCAGGAGCCCAACAACAGAAATAGAAAACGGCTTTTTGCAGATTGTGCCCAATTCATCATTCGGCATTTCCAGGTTCACGATGGTCACGCCTGCTATCTGGCTGTAATGCGCGAAGTCATCCTTTACGCTTTGCGGGCAGTTGGTTGTGATGTAAACCTTTTCAAGCCTGCCGCTCCTCAAGGCCCTCATTGCCAAATCTGTGCCTATTGCTAGCCTTTTGGTTTCGAGATTCTTCCTTATTTCAGTTACAATGTTTTGTGAATTTTCGCTCTTTGCCATTTTTATGCAGTGTGCCCCTTAAGCTGTTTCCTGAAAATTAAGGAGAATTTTGGGGCTTTTTAAGCCTTTACCTTTTCCGAGCATTGCTGCCGTGCTCAAAACAGGCACAGCTCGACTGTAAGATTAAAATGTTTGGAATTTTCCACTAGTTTCTAACTGGTGGCCGGAAAGCCGATGTCAAACTTTCAAGTGAAAAATTCCTAACATGCTCAAGAACCACGAGGTCTGCGGAACCAAACATGACATTCCACCGGTCGTTTGCTTTAGCAAACCGACGAACAAAGTGACTCCGTCTGACCGGTGGTTCTTGACAATCCTACTTACTTCTCCTGCTTATTTTCCTTGACAACTAACTTTGGCATGCCTGTCCCGACCGGGACTGGCTGGTTTATCATGACATTTTCCACAACAGAGTCAAGGTTGTCGACTTCCCCGACCATGCTGGCTTCAATGATGTGCTTGATTGGCGTTTCGAAGCTTGCCCTTGCCAGTACGCTTGACTTGTCGCTCACAACGCCGTATCTTGAGATGCCCCTGATGTCGCCATTGACGCACATTGTGTCAGCAACGAGCATAATATGCCTTATGTCAACATTCAGTCCCTGGCTCTCAATGACCTTGTAGACTTCATTCACTATTGCCTGCCTTGCCGCTTCAATCCCAAGCACCTGCGCAACTTCAAAAATATCATTTGTAATTGTCCTTGACACATCAACTATGTCTATTGCCATCACATCCTTGAGGTTTGAGCCCGCAGTGATGATGACAAACTCCTCCTCTCTTTTCACTGGCAATACCTGTGTAATCCCCTTTATGCCGCTGATGTGCAGTTCCCTGAGCTTTTCCTTGACCAAGTAGACTGAATTCAGGTTTTCATCCTTTCCCTTGGCCCTGATGATGAGATTTTCCCCTGACCTTTTCAAGGTGTAACCCTTCAGGGCTTTTTCAATGGCCTTGCCAATTGTCGCAGGTGAAAGCTCGAGCAGGCTAATTTTTTCCTGGTTGAAGACCAGCTCAAGGCTCAGCTCCGCAATATTAATAATAAACTCATTCACAATATCCGCAACCTTGGTCTCCTTGATGGTCTGGGCAATTTTCTTGATGTCCTTGCCCTGGGAATATGGCTTTTTGAGGTAAATCTCCATCATGGGGGTTGAAACTGTGCTGCGCGCATCCAGAATCTCAATTATTCTTGGCAGGCCCATTGTGACATTCATCTCTGAGACGCCTGCGAAGTGGAATGTATTCAGCGTCATCTGGGTGCCTGGCTCCCCGATGGACTCTGCAGCCACAAGCCCAACAGACTCTCCCGGGTCTATTTTAGCTGATTCATATTCATTCAGTGTGGCTTCAATAACCTTTTTGGTCTTTGTCTCTGAAAGGTCCTTGATGCTTTCTCTTAGTTCATCAGCTATCTTGGCTGGAAGTTTTTCCGCTTGTTCCTTTGTTAGGCTCATTTTTATGACCTCTGTTGATTATCCCTATCAAGTATTGTCCACAATTCTCTGGACATTGATTATTCCGCCTTCGCTTTTGGCAACGTCGATGCCGTCTTCGCCATAACTGAACTGCACGATTCGGCCGCTTGCATCCCTGACAGTGCTGTCATACTCCACTTTCAAATCCTGCAGTGCATTTGCCAGCCTCCTGTACAAGTAACCTGATTTTGGAGTTCTCAGCGCAGTGTCCATTAAGGAGTCCCTGCCTGTTATCCCCATGAAAAAGAATTCATGTGGCTTAAGGCCTGACTTGAATCCCTGCCTGACAAATCCCCTTGCATCCGGGCTCAGGTCATTTTTCTTGAAGCATGAAAGCGTTCTGTTCTTGTAGCCCCTTTCAATCCTCTTGCCCCTCATAGCCTGCTGCCCAACGCAGGCAGCCATCTGGGCGAGATTCAGCAGGTTGCCCCTTGCGCCGCTCTTTGCCATGACCATAGTGGATGTTGTCTGGTTTGCAAACTGCGCGACTACTGAGCCCGACTCATTCCTTGCCTTGTTGAGGAGTTCAAGGATTTTCAGCTCCAGGGTCTCGCTCACAGTCCTTCCAGGGAAAGCATCTAGCTCACCTTTGTGGTAGGCCTCAATAAGCTCCTTGACATCATTTTCAGCCTTATTCAGGATTTCCCCAATCTTGTTCCTGGCTTCTTCCGGCAGGTCCGTGTCTGAAATTCCGACTGTAAATCCCACTTTGTTCAGGACCTTAATCCCGAGCCTGAAAATCTTGCCGAGAATCTGGATAGTCTTGTCTGCGCCATAAATCTTGTGCAAATTTCTCAGCAAAAGCCCTGAGCCTTCGCCCAGGTTCTTCTTGTCGATTATGCCAGATTCCATAATGCCGTTCTTGATGACAACATTGGCATCAACATTTTTTCTCCCTCTTTCAATGAAGTTAAAATCATCCGGGATAAGCACGCTGAAGATTTCCCTTCCGTTCACCTTGGTTCTCTTCGGAAGCTTTGACGCATCGCTGACTCCGATTGATAAGAGCAGGTCAACTGCCTCATTCCTTGGCATTTCCAGCGTTTTGGTGAGAATATAATTCCCGGAAATCGCGTCCTGAATGCATCCCATGACGCTCAATCCGTACCTCGGGCTGATAAGCTGTGTCTGGACTTCCATCAGGATTTCAGCTTCTGCCCTTGCTTCCTCAGTCTGCGGGATGTGCAGGTTCATTTCGTCGCCGTCAAAATCAGCGTTGTATGGGTGGCAGACAGCCGGGTTGAGCCTCAATGTCTTATGCGGCAGCACCCTCACCCTGTGGCACATCATGGACATCCTGTGCAGGCTTGGCTGCCTGTTGAAGATTGAGATGTCGCCGTTCATGACATGCCTTTCCACGACATAGCCAGGCTGGATTTCCTCCAGTAATTGCTCCTTGGTTTCATCGGTTATCTTTTTCTTTTTTCCATCTGGCCTGACAATGTAGTTCGCACCGGGGTATTCCGCTGGCCCTCTCCTGATGAATTCCTTGAGATAATTCATGTTCCATTCAGTTACTGTCTCAGGGACTGACAGCTTCATTGCAATAATTTTTGGCACGCCGACCTCATTCAGGTCAACATTGGGGTCAGGGCTGATAACAGTCCTTGCTGAGAAGTTGGTTCTTTTTCCGGCGAGATTGTGCCTGATCCTCCCTTCCTTGCTCTTTATCCTTTCTGTAAGTGTCTTGAGTGGCTGGCCGCTCCTGTGCCTGGCAGGCGGGAGCTGCACAATGTTATTGTCAAAAAATGTTGTGATGTGGTACTGGAGCAAGTCCCATAAGTCTTCGATGATTATTTCCGGCGCACCGGCATTGATGTTTTCGAACAGCCTTTGGTTGATCCTGACAATGTCGCCCATCTTGTGCGTAAGGTCGTCCTCGCTCCTTTCACCGCTTTCAAGCGTGATGCTGGGCCTCATCGTGACTGGCGGTATAGGCAGGACAGTCAGCACAGTCCACTCAGGCCTCATAAACTCAGGGTTAATGCCGAATAGCCAGCAATCCTCATCCGGAATCTTCTCCAGCCTTGTCCTGATTTCAACCGGGCTGACCCTCTTGTCGCCTTCAATCAGCGTTGTTGGCTTTTCAAGGGTAATCTTTTGCTGCCTTGCATTGCAGTGCGGGCATTTGTTCGAGGTTTTTGTCGACTGGATTATCTCCTTTATCTTATCCCTCCTCGCGCTCATGCCTTTTTCTGCTTCAATCTCATTTAGTGACTGCAAATATCTCCCCAGCTTGTTTTTGGGAACAAGAATCCTTCCGCAGTCCCTGCATGTGGACCTCAGCAGGTTCAATACCAGGGAAGTGAATTTAACATGGATGATTGGCCTGGCCAGCTCGATATAGCCAAAATGCCCAACGCATTCCTTCAGCTTGGAGCCGCAGGTCTTGCATCTCAATCCTGGGTCAATGACACCCAGCCTGATATCCATTAGCCCTCCATCAACAGGATAGCCCTCTTTGTCATAAAGCTCAGGTGTGACTATTTTGGCAGATGCCATTTTTTTCAGGAGCTTGGGTGACAGGACGCCAAATACAAGGCTTTTGACATTCTTGAAAATGTATTTTTCGAATTCCTCAATGTACTCCTGCCTCTTTTTTTCCTCTTCAGGATTGGGCTTCTCATCAGAAAAGTCCTCATCCTTCATTGGCACTTCATCTGCCTTGGCAATCATCTGGGTTTCATCTTCTACCATTTTGCACCTTTATTATCATTAAATCCTTTCATCATTAACTCTCAGTACTTGCTCTTCAGCTGCATCTTTGGATAAATGCAGAGTGATTTTAACTCGTCAAGCAAAAGCTTGAACGCATAGCTGATTTCGATATTTGTGATATCCACATTGTCTCCGCAGATGCCGCAATAGCTCTTGTTCCTGTATTCATCATGGATGGCAATCAATCCGCATTGCTCGCATACCGGGACAACTGTCTTGTCTGAGTCAAACCTTTCCTTGAGCAGCATTGCAGCGCCATGCGCAACAAAGGTATCCTTTTCCATCTCTCCCAGCCTCAGGCCGCCTTCCTTTGCCCTTCCTTCAGTTGGCTGCCTTGTCAACAGCTGGATTGGGCCCCTTGCCCTTGAGTGCAGCTTGTTGGCCACCATATGCTTGAGCTTGAGATAATAGACTTCGCCGATGTAAATCCTTGCGTGCAATTTCTCGCCAGACACTCCATTGTACATTGTTTCCATCCCATTGTCGCGGAAGCCAAGCTGCAGCAGCTCCTTTCTCAGGTTCTCTTCGGGTTCAGCCTCAAAAGTTGTGCCGTCAATGAGCCTTCCGGCAAGGCCTGCCAGTTTTCCGCCCACAAGCTCAATCAGGTGGGCCATGGTCATTCTCGACGGAATTCCATGCGGTGAAAATAAAAGGTCCGGGATGTTCCCGCTTGCTGAAAAAGGCATGTCTGTTTGCGGCACAATCAATCCTACAACTCCTTTTTGCCCGTGCCTTGATGTGAACTTGTCCCCAATTTCCGGGATTCTTTCATCCCGCATCCTGACCTGGACAAGCTTGTTGCCTTCCTCATTTTCAGTGAGCAGCACCATGTCAACCACGCCTACTTCGCCGTGCTTAAGCGAGACAGAGCTTTCCCTTCTGGTGTTTGATGCAAGGTTATATTCGTCCAGGCTGCTCAGGAATCTCGGCGGCGAGGTTTTTCCGATGACAACATCGCCTTCTTTGACATTTGCTTCAGGGTAGACAATTCCATCCTCTTCAAGGTATCTGTAGTCCCTTTCAGACTTGTATCCCTTGACATCCTTGTCCGGAATGCTGATTTTATCGGTCAGCCCGCCGGAATATCTCAATTCCTCGGCGATTGCCGGCCTGAAATACGTTGACCTGCCAAGGCCTCTTTCAACAGAGCTCTTGTTGAGGACAATCGCGTCCTCCATGTTATAGCCTTCATAGGCCATTATTGCGACCACAATGTTCTGGCCTGCCGGATGCTCAGCATAGTTGCTGACGTCGTGCATCAGGCTCTTGACCAAAGGATACTGGGGAGTGTGAATCAGGTTTACGTCCATGTCCATCCTGACATGGTAGTTTGCAGCATAAAATCCCAATGCCTGCTTCTGGTTTTTGCTTCCGGCATTCAGCCGTGCTGATTGGTTGAAATTGCCATAAGGCACCAATGATGTTGTCAGGCCGAGCATGGCCAAGGGGGTAATCT encodes the following:
- a CDS encoding PGF-pre-PGF domain-containing protein — encoded protein: TLGPEGRYNYSLTATTFAGQSASTSARWYTYDNTAPTVSFAPAAISDGAVQSSTSVTFAWNISGELDAAPDCNLSVFTSSNTLSTSILNTSTSNSSSTSYTLTISTGTYYWNVSCTDHASKLGASTTRTFTIDNTSDTLAISSPTSGQSFYGPALLNWTASGSGSNMSSVGYYLDNQVFVFLLGPTSSHSLNGTHLLNTSGGSHTIIFSMNDSANNWANSSSISFTITIENLSETGNEIQGNNPAVNGTSWINSSGQFVNGSIDLNQSILLQLVLDDILQDIIVKIPFNGSNADWNKSSNFSVDINTSGPIADQVGNKSGVNVTRIAFFRDFDYFLNLSDYNNISLIFNSSPTGLVVLYVADDDGNEVYKLSQCSGNTPPAAVISTSNMCYTNQSQNTTLHIPHLSGGALANDTVEPTVNISNPANNSVIANGDFYLRFDVWEANPATTFCRYNVTNGTTTATSGTLADSDATQTGTQYTFAVLLSQLPNYGYNVTINCSDANNRSTRLYHNFTLTDTTTTNMTSISGGSPTSTATTITWTTGDYANSTVNYGTTTSLGTYAGSETFELSHSVSLSGLTASTLYYFRAISCDINANCNTSDLYNFTTTAAASSSTSSSSSSGGGGGGTTTETPSVSKQWDTIPQGSITTYTISNSLIPVTKLTFTVLQKLSNAQLTVKALDTKPSATSTLQSSMYSKVYKYLEFVKANIADASVTNIQVEFTVPVSWLNSNSIDSGQIVLLRWNNNAWQELVTRKIKSDSTIVTYTASTPGFSYFAIAAKAQAAAPAEQAPGEEPTTDESATGGEIAGEATAAGATSGQPATTTTTTATGTTGSEPAQGKSTFLLWSVIILALIGFAVAGYYFVYMKQHDMIDEPGQEEDESQRGLR
- a CDS encoding amino acid permease; amino-acid sequence: MAELRRSLGYFAIISLAVASIMGTGLFYGAGIAPQYAGNASILSWVVLSLFGLYIAACFGELTSMFPEAGGVYEFCKRAYGRFFSFIIGWVAWLVGNITTSLIVVAAVNLIMPSHPGTIIWKFFIAVGIIILLNYIAFLGSEASAATLVMLATVSFVVILAFLIPGFGHIDPANFQPFFEFGTGAIFVAVFFIAESFFGWESATFLSEETNNPEKVIPKSLIIGTLITAVAVILVNIVSLGAVPWRELAGADVPFLYVAGQIFNPLTAKLLAIGVFVTMINSAFGGAVTMPRLILALARDRLFLSQFSKIHKTRATPYKAIIFQTIVSLLILYMGFGSYFLLLSLLLPLGFIMYAFVLLAVPILRKKMPGMKRPFNAPFPIIGPIISVMFILYLVVKWIAYEPNAWSVLSLGVSLVFFGFPLYFLISLYYDPEMITEANDIVAYFTLFTERISLPGKVKKEILAILGSLKGKTVLEYGCSVGTLTLDLARAVGPDGRLYAVDLSRNDLKITQKRIEKLVWSSKERIHGRVTIIHDDQQVYRLHSGVSYSDVIVSVGMLGYIQDIEKMLREFYSILPPDGKICFVEYGDFFKLIPNVEWLSKNEVVSEVFRRAGFSVQVERKKGLFWNYIYVYGIKSHEAITLV
- a CDS encoding cation:proton antiporter → MELLLILLIVLLLAHGFAEICRLLRLPRVVGQIMVGIILGTPFVSSWVLTNENMEIITSLADIGIILLFFFVGLEINLLEFEKNARESLKISLLNTSIPFILGIALSLSFGLPKVTALLIGVALSVSAQSISIDFLEEMKMLKSRVGQLIITAGTVDDLIELILVSVVLAMLHTAIGGTSIILLLGSILLFIVLVLIARAFLIPKALKYFEQSKNETSLFTGGLIITLIMAVFSEKLGLGSLIGALIGGVLVRQILVARGTKQGIVQTERMTSIMRTISFGFLVPIFFVWVGLNTNLSGIIDNLWFTLAITVIAFVGTIGGTVLGVLWSKGSRHEGYIVGWGVNPKGDVELVIASLALQKGIISSSIFSSIIFMAFVTTLVSPIVFRWLVKNYSTRESASTVSQVKALHAKKS
- a CDS encoding 30S ribosomal protein S7, whose amino-acid sequence is MFNMESSALKAFGKWDTQGIEVVDIGLRPYITLEPKLAPKTGARYAGNKFHKSKVFIVERLVNKLMNSGHKSKKHYRSSGSFTGKAHTASKIVEGAFTLIEKKTKENPIRVLVKAIENAAPREEIISIEYGGARYPKAVEASPQRRIDVALRYMTQGAYSKAFNSKKKIITTLADEIIAAKNLSMMSAAIAKKQELERQADSSR